The following are encoded together in the Lagopus muta isolate bLagMut1 chromosome 7, bLagMut1 primary, whole genome shotgun sequence genome:
- the NACAD gene encoding NAC-alpha domain-containing protein 1 isoform X34 — MPGETATSQGLQLEGAPPGDPAAPMPAKEEARPQPEGASYDAAERSPPSKGCPPPPPPPSLLPSDPLDTRIVMGEETHCPPELPPKTPPRHPELPPARLDPDLFFTAPSTPVRTGGPRLKPEEDGGDAESEGLGSPPTSPSGSYMTAEGGSWGSSGTASTSPSCSPNLLAEVPDGEPGPAAFIRRSSSSSSSSEDVAVTSIGQEDEEEEDDDDDEGSGQEEGFRLPHSHMAAPGLIPAALLPFRGSLLFEAEAVEITLVPAQAAAEPLSGEDEEDEDEEEDASTSASFLRSLSETSINEGVDESFAFHDDTSASSDSASYDGEEDERLYGTERHALGGPQMAAATPGDTEPSSEASGDIELHLRGDTAQLDGTGVSAGGSAQHEVALSPSLLEPTDGGEEDVGMEQRAAPEEEEVAMAALAVEADTELMGQAPIEPPSTEVNVEPSDEASVEALAAQISVEPGVEASIEALGAKPVAEASVELTDKAPMEALDVEGDAGETCAEALPAEADVKRVDEALCAEVSVGRMDETLSSSSSEMEEAPSLEPDTTQELDPIPEESPAPQPPVPTEPALLEEEILLEEEVPLAAVMEAQLEAEAGTLQPPCAGETKDPQPNGLGWDTPSLPAANGDRELDAVPAESPEPLCPPEQGDDSGEPQEDVSGHGDGRTDVMPAPLGTPAVGGDVQGDVIEQPLEEDTSLCEDGVASGSESPRVALSDGGSEVTQGVEEPLSPALGDMDEPRAASEDEASSKDVERGQSPERIPGEWDATAASEDSSPELLDTLCSHTDPSFFNPSQDSAGEVAAPGVPSPAPQPCLALCVLPPAPAPPPLHFTASEQEVYVGIPPDPLELLPPPGALLESAEDRRQVASMLQGVFGDLPAPGSPSQAPVELPCPPCAEDEAAAPEPKETPEPSDAGSIQCSPPASLQLDPAPMQGQEPPSKESLLLLSVDPNAKVTVEGEHSLPPPEEVEKEGVKAGSSPVKEEEEVVVVAGSILQEEQEEVVVTAAGSSPMEEEEVEVMVAGSIPQEEEEVMVAGSSPKEEEEEVVMVAGSSPKKEEEEAVMVAGSSPKKEEEEAVMVAGSSPKKEEEEAVMVAGSSPKEEEEEAGSSPKEEEEEAGSSPKEEEAVMVAGSIPQEEEEAVVIVAGSSSTPSLEDDHEGAEATPSLSAAVLPLEPPPEPSSPEDPMPQEPTEAAVPTPELAVPAEAAEPVPKVVAPVAIPLPAPCPQLSKLIQVPPLSSSPLPRLEDTSGLSEATRPEERPSVLPASRKLLEAPEPSPQKEKPRGRKAPAGSKGARGLEAEGGPRRAPRGSVQSESSSSSEAELPYRVPSPAEHLPAIALLEDKAAPRHGEANHKGSCNESESNDESIPELEEPEGAEPRPMQTQAPLTHSLGTGEESISKAKQSRSEKKARKAMSKLGLRQIHGVTRITIRKSKNILFVITKPDVFKSPASDIYIVFGEAKIEDLSQQVHKAAAEKFKVPMEHSPLITETAPALTIKEESEEEEEVDETGLEVRDIELVMAQANVSRPKAVRALRHNNNDIVNAIMELTM, encoded by the exons ATGCCTGGAGAGACGGCTACGAGtcaggggctgcagctggagggag ccCCCCCAGGGGACCCCGCTGCCCCCATGCCTGCCAAAGAGGAAGCCCGCCCGCAGCCAGAGGGGGCCAGCTATGATGCAGCCGAGCGCAGCCCCCCCTCCaagggctgccccccaccaccGCCGCCTCCATCGTTGCTCCCCTCTGACCCCTTGGACACTCGCATCGTGATGGGCGAAGAGACGCACTGCCCCCCTGAGCTGCCCCCTAAAACACCCCCCCGGCATCCCGAGCTGCCCCCCGCCCGCCTCGACCCTGACCTCTTCTTCACAGCCCCCTCCACCCCGGTGAGGACGGGGGGACCCCGCTTGAAGCCTGAGGAGGATGGAGGGGATGCAGAGAGTGAGGGGCTGGGctctccccccacctccccatcTGGCTCCTACATGACGGCCGAagggggcagctgggggtccTCGGGCACGGCCAGCACGTCGCCCTCCTGCTCGCCCAACCTGCTGGCAGAGGTCCCTGATGGTGAGCCTGGTCCTGCAGCCTTCATCCGCCGCTCCTcgtcctcctcttcctcctcggAGGATGTGGCTGTGACCTCCATAGGGCAGgaggatgaagaagaagaagatgatgatgatgatgaaggCAGCGGGCAGGAGGAAGGCTTCAGGCTGCCCCACTCCCACATGGCTGCCCCTGGGCTCATCCCTGCCGCACTGCTGCCCTTCCGTGGCAGCCTGCTCTTTGAGGCTGAAGCTGTGGAGATCACCCTGGTGCCGGCCCAGGCAGCGGCCGAGCCGCTCTCaggtgaggatgaggaggatgaagatgaagagGAGGACGCCAGCACCTCAGCCTCCTTCCTGCGCTCGCTCTCAGAAACCTCCATCAATGAAGGGGTGGACGAGTCCTTTGCCTTCCACGATGACACCTCGGCCTCCTCTGACTCGGCCTCCTACGACGGTGAGGAGGATGAGCGGCTCTACGGCACTGAGCGCCACGCGCTGGGGGGACCGCAAATGGCCGCCGCCACCCCTGGGGACACCGAGCCTTCCTCAGAGGCCTCTGGGGACATCGAGCTGCATCTGCGTGGTGACACGGCACAGCTGGATGGCACTGGGGTGTCTGCGGGGGGGTCTGCACAGCATGAGGTGGCCCTGAGCCCCTCGCTTCTGGAGCCGACTGATGGCGGTGAGGAGGACGTGGGCATGGAGCAGCGTGCCGCCCCAGAGGAGGAAGAGGTCGCCATGGCGGCCCTCGCTGTGGAAGCTGACACAGAGCTGATGGGCCAGGCCCCCATTGAGCCCCCGAGCACAGAAGTCAACGTGGAACCATCGGATGAGGCGTCTGTCGAGGCCCTTGCTGCACAAATCAGTGTAGAGCCGGGGGTTGAAGCCTCCATTGAGGCCCTCGGTGCAAAGCCGGTGGCTGAGGCCTCTGTGGAGCTGACAGACAAAGCCCCCATGGAGGCCCTCGATGTGGAAGGCGATGCGGGTGAGACCTGCGCTGAGGCCCTCCCTGCAGAAGCTGATGTCAAACGGGTGGATGAGGCCCTCTGTGCTGAAGTCAGCGTGGGACGGATGGATGAGaccctcagctcctcctcctcggAGATGGAGGAGGCTCCCAGCCTGGAGCCTGATACCACGCAGGAGCTGGACCCCATCCCAGAGGAAAGTCCTGCACCGCAGCcccctgtccccacagagccggcactgctggaggaggagatcctgctggaggaggaggtgccACTGGCTGCCGTGATGGAGGCCCAGCTGGAGGCTGAAGCCGGTACCCTGCAGCCCCCCTGTGCTGGGGAGACCAAAGACCCCCAACCCAATGggctgggatgggacacccCGTCCCTGCCCGCTGCCAATGGTGACCGTGAGCTTGATGCTGTCCCGGCAGAGAGCCCTGAGCCTCTGTGTCCACCTGAGCAAGGCGATGACAGTGGGGAACCCCAGGAGGATGTGAGTGGCCATGGGGACGGCAGGACAGATGTCATGCCTGCACCATTGGGGACCCCTGCCGTCGGTGGGGATGTGCAGGGTGATGTCATTGAGCAGCCCCTTGAGGAGGACACGTCGCTCTGTGAGGACGGGGTGGCCTCAGGCAGTGAGTCCCCACGGGTGGCACTGAGTGATGGTGGCAGCGAGGTGACGCAGGGTGTGGAGGAGCCTCTCAGCCCTGCGCTGGGGGATATGGATGAGCCACGTGCTGCCTCTGAGGATGAAGCCTCCAGCAAGGATGTGGAGCGAGGCCAGAGCCCAGAGCGCATCCCTGGTGAGTGGGATGCCACAGCTGCCTCCGAGGACTCGTCCCCAGAACTGCTGGACACCTTGTGCTCCCACACCGACCCCAGCTTCTTCAACCCCTCCCAGGACAGTGCGGGGGAAGTGGCTGCCCCTGGGGTCCCCTCTCcggccccacagccctgcctggccCTCTGCgtgctgcccccagcccctgcACCCCCACCACTTCACTTCACTGCTTCAGAGCAAGAGGTGTACGTGGGGATCCCTCCAGACCCCCTTGAACTGCTCCCACCACCTGGTGCCTTGTTGGAGAGTGCGGAGGACCGCCGGCAAGTGGCCTCCATGCTGCAGGGGGTCTTTGGGGACCTGCCTGCCCCAGGGAGCCCCAGCCAAGCCCCTGTGGAGCTGCCATGTCCTCCCTGTGCTGAGGATGAAGCTGCTGCACCTGAACCCAAAGAGACCCCAGAGCCCAGCGATGCAGGGAGCATCCAGTGTTCTCCCCCAGCCTCGCTGCAGCTGGACCCAGCCCCTATGCAGGGCCAGGAGCCCCCCAGCAAGGAGTCCCTGCTCCTACTCAGTGTAGACCCCAATGCCAAAGTCACGGTGGAGGGGGAGCATTCCCTGCCGCCCCCTgaggaggtggagaaggagggAGTGAAGGCAGGGTCCAGCCCcgtgaaggaggaggaagaggtggtAGTGGTGGCAGGATCCATTCTGCAGGAGGAACaagaggaggtggtggtgacagcagcaggatcCAGCCCcatggaggaggaagaggtggaGGTGATGGTGGCAGGATCCATCcctcaggaggaggaggaggtgatggTGGCAGGATCCAGCCccaaggaggaggaagaggaggtggtGATGGTGGCAGGATCCAGCCccaagaaggaggaagaggaggcagtGATGGTGGCAGGATCCAGCCccaagaaggaggaagaggag gcagtGATGGTGGCAGGATCCAGCCccaagaaggaggaagaggaggcggTGATGGTGGCAGGATCCAGCCccaaggaggaggaagaggaggcaggATCCAGCCccaaggaggaggaagaggaggcaggATCCAGCCccaaggaggaggaggcggtGATGGTGGCAGGGTCCATCcctcaggaggaggaagaggcagtGGTGATTGTGGCAGGATCCAGCTCCACACCTAGCCTTGAGGATGACCATGAAGGCGCAGAAGCCACTCCCAGCCTCTCAGCGGCTGTTCTGCCCTTGGAACCCCCTCcagagcccagctctccagAGGACCCCATGCCCCAAGAGCCCACCGAAGCTGCAGTGCCCACTCCTGAGCTTGCAGTGCCCGCTGAGGCTGCAGAGCCCGTTCCCAAGGTTGTGGCACCGGTTGCCATCCCGCTGCCTGCTCCCTGTCCACAGCTCTCCAAACTCATCCAAGTgcctcctctctcctcctcgCCGCTGCCACGCTTGGAGGACACCTCAGGGCTCAGCGAGGCCACGCGGCCAGAGGAACGTCCGTCTGTCCTGCCGGCCTCCAGGAAGCTGCTGGAGG CCCCAGAGCCATCCCCACAGAAGGAGAAGCCGAGGGGCAGGAAGGCACCGGCTGGCAGTAAGGGTGCACGAGGGCTGGAGGCAGAGGGGGGACCCCGCCGTGCGCCCCGGGGCTCAGTGCAGTCCGAATCGAGCTCCTCCAGTGAGGCAGAGTTGCCCTACCgtgtccccagccctgctgagcacCTGCCTGCCATCGCTCTGCTTGAGGACAAAGCGGCACCGCGGCACGGTGAGGCCAACCATAAAG GATCGTGCAATGAGTCTGAGAGCAACGATGAGTCCATCCCGGAGCTGGAGGAGCCTGAGGGCGCAGAGCCACGGCCCATGCAGACTCAG GCGCCGCTCACCCACTCGCTGGGCACCGGGGAGGAGAGCATCAGTAAAGCCAAGCAGAGCCGCAGTGAGAAGAAGGCCAGGAAG GCCATGTCCAAGCTGGGACTGAGGCAGATCCACGGTGTCACCCGCATCACCATCCGCAAGTCCAAGAACATCCTCTTTGTCATCACCAAGCCTGATGTCTTCAAGAGCCCTGCATCTGACATCTACATCGTCTTTGGGGAAGCCAAg ATCGAGGACCTGTCGCAGCAGGTGCACAAGGCTGCGGCTGAGAAGTTCAAGGTGCCCATGGAGCACTCCCCACTGATCACAGAGACGGCGCCTGCGCTCACCATCAAGGAGGAGAGcgaggaggaagaagag GTGGATGAGACAGGATTGGAAGTGCGGGACATAGAGCTGGTCATGGCCCAGGCCAACGTCTCGCGCCCCAAAGCCGTGCGGGCACTCAGGCACAACAATAATGACATTGTCAATGCCATCATG GAGCTGACCATGTAG
- the NACAD gene encoding NAC-alpha domain-containing protein 1 isoform X23, with the protein MPGETATSQGLQLEGAPPGDPAAPMPAKEEARPQPEGASYDAAERSPPSKGCPPPPPPPSLLPSDPLDTRIVMGEETHCPPELPPKTPPRHPELPPARLDPDLFFTAPSTPVRTGGPRLKPEEDGGDAESEGLGSPPTSPSGSYMTAEGGSWGSSGTASTSPSCSPNLLAEVPDGEPGPAAFIRRSSSSSSSSEDVAVTSIGQEDEEEEDDDDDEGSGQEEGFRLPHSHMAAPGLIPAALLPFRGSLLFEAEAVEITLVPAQAAAEPLSGEDEEDEDEEEDASTSASFLRSLSETSINEGVDESFAFHDDTSASSDSASYDGEEDERLYGTERHALGGPQMAAATPGDTEPSSEASGDIELHLRGDTAQLDGTGVSAGGSAQHEVALSPSLLEPTDGGEEDVGMEQRAAPEEEEVAMAALAVEADTELMGQAPIEPPSTEVNVEPSDEASVEALAAQISVEPGVEASIEALGAKPVAEASVELTDKAPMEALDVEGDAGETCAEALPAEADVKRVDEALCAEVSVGRMDETLSSSSSEMEEAPSLEPDTTQELDPIPEESPAPQPPVPTEPALLEEEILLEEEVPLAAVMEAQLEAEAGTLQPPCAGETKDPQPNGLGWDTPSLPAANGDRELDAVPAESPEPLCPPEQGDDSGEPQEDVSGHGDGRTDVMPAPLGTPAVGGDVQGDVIEQPLEEDTSLCEDGVASGSESPRVALSDGGSEVTQGVEEPLSPALGDMDEPRAASEDEASSKDVERGQSPERIPGEWDATAASEDSSPELLDTLCSHTDPSFFNPSQDSAGEVAAPGVPSPAPQPCLALCVLPPAPAPPPLHFTASEQEVYVGIPPDPLELLPPPGALLESAEDRRQVASMLQGVFGDLPAPGSPSQAPVELPCPPCAEDEAAAPEPKETPEPSDAGSIQCSPPASLQLDPAPMQGQEPPSKESLLLLSVDPNAKVTVEGEHSLPPPEEVEKEGVKAGSSPVKEEEEVVVVAGSILQEEQEEVVVTAAGSSPMEEEEVEVMVAGSIPQEEEEVMVAGSSPKEEEEEVVMVAGSIPKEEEEEVVMVAGSIPKKEEEEVVMVAGSSPKKEEEEAVMVAGSSPKKEEEEAVMVAGSSPKEEEEEAGSSPKEEEEEAGSSPKEEEAVMVAGSIPQEEEEAVVIVAGSSSTPSLEDDHEGAEATPSLSAAVLPLEPPPEPSSPEDPMPQEPTEAAVPTPELAVPAEAAEPVPKVVAPVAIPLPAPCPQLSKLIQVPPLSSSPLPRLEDTSGLSEATRPEERPSVLPASRKLLEAPEPSPQKEKPRGRKAPAGSKGARGLEAEGGPRRAPRGSVQSESSSSSEAELPYRVPSPAEHLPAIALLEDKAAPRHGEANHKGSCNESESNDESIPELEEPEGAEPRPMQTQAPLTHSLGTGEESISKAKQSRSEKKARKAMSKLGLRQIHGVTRITIRKSKNILFVITKPDVFKSPASDIYIVFGEAKIEDLSQQVHKAAAEKFKVPMEHSPLITETAPALTIKEESEEEEEVDETGLEVRDIELVMAQANVSRPKAVRALRHNNNDIVNAIMELTM; encoded by the exons ATGCCTGGAGAGACGGCTACGAGtcaggggctgcagctggagggag ccCCCCCAGGGGACCCCGCTGCCCCCATGCCTGCCAAAGAGGAAGCCCGCCCGCAGCCAGAGGGGGCCAGCTATGATGCAGCCGAGCGCAGCCCCCCCTCCaagggctgccccccaccaccGCCGCCTCCATCGTTGCTCCCCTCTGACCCCTTGGACACTCGCATCGTGATGGGCGAAGAGACGCACTGCCCCCCTGAGCTGCCCCCTAAAACACCCCCCCGGCATCCCGAGCTGCCCCCCGCCCGCCTCGACCCTGACCTCTTCTTCACAGCCCCCTCCACCCCGGTGAGGACGGGGGGACCCCGCTTGAAGCCTGAGGAGGATGGAGGGGATGCAGAGAGTGAGGGGCTGGGctctccccccacctccccatcTGGCTCCTACATGACGGCCGAagggggcagctgggggtccTCGGGCACGGCCAGCACGTCGCCCTCCTGCTCGCCCAACCTGCTGGCAGAGGTCCCTGATGGTGAGCCTGGTCCTGCAGCCTTCATCCGCCGCTCCTcgtcctcctcttcctcctcggAGGATGTGGCTGTGACCTCCATAGGGCAGgaggatgaagaagaagaagatgatgatgatgatgaaggCAGCGGGCAGGAGGAAGGCTTCAGGCTGCCCCACTCCCACATGGCTGCCCCTGGGCTCATCCCTGCCGCACTGCTGCCCTTCCGTGGCAGCCTGCTCTTTGAGGCTGAAGCTGTGGAGATCACCCTGGTGCCGGCCCAGGCAGCGGCCGAGCCGCTCTCaggtgaggatgaggaggatgaagatgaagagGAGGACGCCAGCACCTCAGCCTCCTTCCTGCGCTCGCTCTCAGAAACCTCCATCAATGAAGGGGTGGACGAGTCCTTTGCCTTCCACGATGACACCTCGGCCTCCTCTGACTCGGCCTCCTACGACGGTGAGGAGGATGAGCGGCTCTACGGCACTGAGCGCCACGCGCTGGGGGGACCGCAAATGGCCGCCGCCACCCCTGGGGACACCGAGCCTTCCTCAGAGGCCTCTGGGGACATCGAGCTGCATCTGCGTGGTGACACGGCACAGCTGGATGGCACTGGGGTGTCTGCGGGGGGGTCTGCACAGCATGAGGTGGCCCTGAGCCCCTCGCTTCTGGAGCCGACTGATGGCGGTGAGGAGGACGTGGGCATGGAGCAGCGTGCCGCCCCAGAGGAGGAAGAGGTCGCCATGGCGGCCCTCGCTGTGGAAGCTGACACAGAGCTGATGGGCCAGGCCCCCATTGAGCCCCCGAGCACAGAAGTCAACGTGGAACCATCGGATGAGGCGTCTGTCGAGGCCCTTGCTGCACAAATCAGTGTAGAGCCGGGGGTTGAAGCCTCCATTGAGGCCCTCGGTGCAAAGCCGGTGGCTGAGGCCTCTGTGGAGCTGACAGACAAAGCCCCCATGGAGGCCCTCGATGTGGAAGGCGATGCGGGTGAGACCTGCGCTGAGGCCCTCCCTGCAGAAGCTGATGTCAAACGGGTGGATGAGGCCCTCTGTGCTGAAGTCAGCGTGGGACGGATGGATGAGaccctcagctcctcctcctcggAGATGGAGGAGGCTCCCAGCCTGGAGCCTGATACCACGCAGGAGCTGGACCCCATCCCAGAGGAAAGTCCTGCACCGCAGCcccctgtccccacagagccggcactgctggaggaggagatcctgctggaggaggaggtgccACTGGCTGCCGTGATGGAGGCCCAGCTGGAGGCTGAAGCCGGTACCCTGCAGCCCCCCTGTGCTGGGGAGACCAAAGACCCCCAACCCAATGggctgggatgggacacccCGTCCCTGCCCGCTGCCAATGGTGACCGTGAGCTTGATGCTGTCCCGGCAGAGAGCCCTGAGCCTCTGTGTCCACCTGAGCAAGGCGATGACAGTGGGGAACCCCAGGAGGATGTGAGTGGCCATGGGGACGGCAGGACAGATGTCATGCCTGCACCATTGGGGACCCCTGCCGTCGGTGGGGATGTGCAGGGTGATGTCATTGAGCAGCCCCTTGAGGAGGACACGTCGCTCTGTGAGGACGGGGTGGCCTCAGGCAGTGAGTCCCCACGGGTGGCACTGAGTGATGGTGGCAGCGAGGTGACGCAGGGTGTGGAGGAGCCTCTCAGCCCTGCGCTGGGGGATATGGATGAGCCACGTGCTGCCTCTGAGGATGAAGCCTCCAGCAAGGATGTGGAGCGAGGCCAGAGCCCAGAGCGCATCCCTGGTGAGTGGGATGCCACAGCTGCCTCCGAGGACTCGTCCCCAGAACTGCTGGACACCTTGTGCTCCCACACCGACCCCAGCTTCTTCAACCCCTCCCAGGACAGTGCGGGGGAAGTGGCTGCCCCTGGGGTCCCCTCTCcggccccacagccctgcctggccCTCTGCgtgctgcccccagcccctgcACCCCCACCACTTCACTTCACTGCTTCAGAGCAAGAGGTGTACGTGGGGATCCCTCCAGACCCCCTTGAACTGCTCCCACCACCTGGTGCCTTGTTGGAGAGTGCGGAGGACCGCCGGCAAGTGGCCTCCATGCTGCAGGGGGTCTTTGGGGACCTGCCTGCCCCAGGGAGCCCCAGCCAAGCCCCTGTGGAGCTGCCATGTCCTCCCTGTGCTGAGGATGAAGCTGCTGCACCTGAACCCAAAGAGACCCCAGAGCCCAGCGATGCAGGGAGCATCCAGTGTTCTCCCCCAGCCTCGCTGCAGCTGGACCCAGCCCCTATGCAGGGCCAGGAGCCCCCCAGCAAGGAGTCCCTGCTCCTACTCAGTGTAGACCCCAATGCCAAAGTCACGGTGGAGGGGGAGCATTCCCTGCCGCCCCCTgaggaggtggagaaggagggAGTGAAGGCAGGGTCCAGCCCcgtgaaggaggaggaagaggtggtAGTGGTGGCAGGATCCATTCTGCAGGAGGAACaagaggaggtggtggtgacagcagcaggatcCAGCCCcatggaggaggaagaggtggaGGTGATGGTGGCAGGATCCATCcctcaggaggaggaggaggtgatggTGGCAGGATCCAGCCccaaggaggaggaagaggag gtggtGATGGTGGCAGGATCCATCCccaaggaggaggaagaggaggtggtGATGGTGGCAGGATCCATCCccaagaaggaggaagaggaggtggtGATGGTGGCAGGATCCAGCCccaagaaggaggaagaggaggcagtGATGGTGGCAGGATCCAGCCccaagaaggaggaagaggaggcggTGATGGTGGCAGGATCCAGCCccaaggaggaggaagaggaggcaggATCCAGCCccaaggaggaggaagaggaggcaggATCCAGCCccaaggaggaggaggcggtGATGGTGGCAGGGTCCATCcctcaggaggaggaagaggcagtGGTGATTGTGGCAGGATCCAGCTCCACACCTAGCCTTGAGGATGACCATGAAGGCGCAGAAGCCACTCCCAGCCTCTCAGCGGCTGTTCTGCCCTTGGAACCCCCTCcagagcccagctctccagAGGACCCCATGCCCCAAGAGCCCACCGAAGCTGCAGTGCCCACTCCTGAGCTTGCAGTGCCCGCTGAGGCTGCAGAGCCCGTTCCCAAGGTTGTGGCACCGGTTGCCATCCCGCTGCCTGCTCCCTGTCCACAGCTCTCCAAACTCATCCAAGTgcctcctctctcctcctcgCCGCTGCCACGCTTGGAGGACACCTCAGGGCTCAGCGAGGCCACGCGGCCAGAGGAACGTCCGTCTGTCCTGCCGGCCTCCAGGAAGCTGCTGGAGG CCCCAGAGCCATCCCCACAGAAGGAGAAGCCGAGGGGCAGGAAGGCACCGGCTGGCAGTAAGGGTGCACGAGGGCTGGAGGCAGAGGGGGGACCCCGCCGTGCGCCCCGGGGCTCAGTGCAGTCCGAATCGAGCTCCTCCAGTGAGGCAGAGTTGCCCTACCgtgtccccagccctgctgagcacCTGCCTGCCATCGCTCTGCTTGAGGACAAAGCGGCACCGCGGCACGGTGAGGCCAACCATAAAG GATCGTGCAATGAGTCTGAGAGCAACGATGAGTCCATCCCGGAGCTGGAGGAGCCTGAGGGCGCAGAGCCACGGCCCATGCAGACTCAG GCGCCGCTCACCCACTCGCTGGGCACCGGGGAGGAGAGCATCAGTAAAGCCAAGCAGAGCCGCAGTGAGAAGAAGGCCAGGAAG GCCATGTCCAAGCTGGGACTGAGGCAGATCCACGGTGTCACCCGCATCACCATCCGCAAGTCCAAGAACATCCTCTTTGTCATCACCAAGCCTGATGTCTTCAAGAGCCCTGCATCTGACATCTACATCGTCTTTGGGGAAGCCAAg ATCGAGGACCTGTCGCAGCAGGTGCACAAGGCTGCGGCTGAGAAGTTCAAGGTGCCCATGGAGCACTCCCCACTGATCACAGAGACGGCGCCTGCGCTCACCATCAAGGAGGAGAGcgaggaggaagaagag GTGGATGAGACAGGATTGGAAGTGCGGGACATAGAGCTGGTCATGGCCCAGGCCAACGTCTCGCGCCCCAAAGCCGTGCGGGCACTCAGGCACAACAATAATGACATTGTCAATGCCATCATG GAGCTGACCATGTAG